A region of Planococcus sp. MSAK28401 DNA encodes the following proteins:
- a CDS encoding YkyB family protein, whose translation MSLTTKDSEIAQAIFTVNRHAKTAPDNQFLYALKKQALNLMIQQKRAQKLGLHFSKNPRKSQQQSSVLVKCGNYYFHMLPKKEDFHSLEHFGDLDESYRNPPSRMNLKHAKELLQNYTGLEAPEKKPAISAFSKRYEPKEMNRFYSPKKSYFD comes from the coding sequence ATGTCCTTGACGACGAAAGATTCGGAAATCGCACAAGCTATTTTCACTGTCAACCGCCACGCTAAGACTGCTCCTGACAATCAATTTCTGTATGCATTAAAAAAACAGGCATTGAATCTGATGATTCAACAAAAACGGGCGCAAAAACTTGGCCTGCACTTCAGTAAAAACCCCCGGAAAAGCCAACAACAATCATCTGTCCTCGTGAAATGCGGAAATTATTATTTCCACATGCTCCCCAAAAAGGAAGATTTCCATTCACTTGAGCATTTTGGAGACTTGGATGAATCCTATCGCAATCCACCCAGCCGCATGAACTTGAAGCATGCGAAAGAATTGCTTCAAAATTACACCGGGCTGGAGGCGCCGGAAAAAAAGCCTGCCATCTCGGCTTTTTCCAAACGCTACGAACCGAAAGAAATGAATCGTTTCTATTCACCGAAAAAATCCTATTTTGATTGA
- a CDS encoding NAD(P)-dependent oxidoreductase, whose protein sequence is MKIGFIGTGVMGNSIGRHLLEGGHELSVFTRTAKKAEDLLEQGASWKNNPKELAESAEVIFTMVGYPRDVQEIYFGENGLLANATEGTVLIDLTTSQPKLAQEIADAARAKGLHALDAPVSGGDIGAKNAVLSVMVGGEEDVFNRLLPLFRLFAGNIILQGPAGSGQHTKMCNQINIANNMLGVCESLIYAKKAGLDPENVLRSISAGAAGSWSLSNLAPKMIEGDFRPGFYIKHFIKDMKIAVEESERWGLDLPGLKLSLGIYEELERAGDGDLGTQALIRHFDFAEK, encoded by the coding sequence ATGAAAATTGGATTTATCGGTACCGGAGTCATGGGCAATAGCATCGGGCGTCATTTGCTAGAAGGCGGACATGAACTTTCTGTTTTCACAAGAACGGCCAAGAAAGCTGAGGATTTGCTGGAACAAGGCGCGTCCTGGAAAAACAATCCGAAAGAGCTGGCTGAGTCTGCCGAAGTGATCTTTACGATGGTTGGATACCCAAGGGATGTACAAGAAATCTATTTCGGGGAAAATGGCTTGCTGGCAAATGCTACCGAAGGAACGGTGCTCATCGACTTGACTACTTCCCAGCCCAAACTGGCGCAGGAAATTGCCGATGCTGCACGCGCGAAAGGCTTGCATGCTTTGGATGCACCGGTCTCTGGAGGGGATATTGGCGCTAAAAATGCGGTGCTTTCCGTCATGGTCGGCGGCGAAGAAGACGTTTTCAATCGACTGCTTCCGCTATTTCGTTTGTTTGCAGGCAATATTATTTTGCAAGGTCCAGCGGGTTCCGGACAGCATACAAAGATGTGCAACCAGATCAATATCGCAAATAATATGCTGGGCGTCTGTGAGTCCCTTATATACGCGAAGAAAGCAGGCCTCGATCCCGAGAACGTATTGCGCTCGATTTCGGCGGGTGCAGCCGGGTCATGGTCCTTATCAAATTTAGCGCCGAAAATGATCGAAGGCGATTTCCGTCCAGGATTTTACATTAAGCATTTCATCAAGGACATGAAAATAGCGGTAGAGGAATCCGAGCGATGGGGCTTGGATCTTCCCGGGCTGAAATTATCACTTGGCATTTACGAGGAATTGGAACGCGCAGGGGATGGGGACCTTGGCACCCAGGCATTAATCCGCCATTTTGATTTTGCGGAAAAATAA
- a CDS encoding CPBP family intramembrane glutamic endopeptidase: protein MFTLLKRHTLIWLLPLSLYLYHLAFENTAIFWYMYTFAILALMSIAIVNYSVFDELKTWKSLVYGVLFGSLIYTVLALGYLVFDVLTVNVEGPVSALQTLFAPTSIWHYLLLMFVIVPGEELFWRGYIQQQLKKYMKLPFAILGASLLFGIALAFSGFWPGIVAGVVAGALLGILYEWKRSMPLLIITHLVVLVLLFIVMPLPV from the coding sequence ATGTTTACTTTATTAAAGCGCCATACGCTAATTTGGCTATTGCCGCTTTCGCTTTATTTGTATCATCTGGCTTTCGAAAATACAGCCATCTTCTGGTATATGTACACATTCGCTATTTTGGCCCTGATGTCAATCGCAATCGTCAATTATTCTGTATTCGACGAATTAAAAACCTGGAAATCATTAGTATACGGTGTGTTGTTCGGCAGCCTTATCTATACCGTCCTGGCACTCGGCTACCTAGTCTTCGATGTCCTGACGGTTAATGTAGAAGGACCGGTCTCTGCCCTTCAAACCTTATTTGCCCCAACCAGCATTTGGCATTACCTATTGTTGATGTTCGTCATCGTTCCAGGCGAAGAACTTTTCTGGCGCGGCTACATCCAACAGCAATTGAAGAAATACATGAAGTTGCCGTTCGCCATTCTCGGGGCATCGCTATTATTCGGCATTGCGCTTGCCTTCAGCGGCTTTTGGCCGGGTATTGTGGCAGGCGTGGTAGCAGGCGCATTACTCGGCATCCTGTATGAATGGAAGCGCAGCATGCCACTGTTGATCATTACTCATTTGGTTGTCTTGGTG